From a region of the Pukyongiella litopenaei genome:
- a CDS encoding type II toxin-antitoxin system HipA family toxin has protein sequence MGRKRSYPPLNVFLNARHVGQLLRESTGAISFVYDQDWLAWEHRLPVSLSLPLREDRYVGAPVIAVFENLLPDNDVIRRRVAERVGAAGTDAYSLLSEIGRDCVGALQFLPDGEEPQAADDLTGHPVSETDIEALLGELDVAPLGIRREKDFRISVAGAQEKTALLWHDGKWLEPSGTTPTTHIIKPQIGRLPNGMDLSNSVENEYLCLKLMEGFGLRAANIGMASFGARKALVIERFDRLWTKDGRLIRLPQEDCAQALSVPPTQKYQNEGGPGIAEIMGLLLGSDEPVQDRLDFFKANILFWLSGATDGHAKNFSLALMPGGRFRLTPFYDVLTVQPTLDANQLNRKDFKLAMRFGKSNHYKVGDIIGRHIMETGVESGLSRKAIADLFDDIQASAKAAMDKTFAALPAGFPEVLVTSIRSAVLDRLRHLKP, from the coding sequence ATGGGACGCAAACGAAGCTATCCGCCGCTAAATGTCTTTCTAAATGCGCGCCATGTTGGCCAACTCCTGCGCGAAAGCACGGGCGCGATCAGCTTTGTCTATGATCAAGACTGGCTGGCTTGGGAGCACCGCTTGCCAGTGTCCCTGTCACTTCCACTGCGAGAAGATCGTTATGTCGGCGCGCCTGTCATAGCCGTTTTCGAAAATCTGCTACCGGACAATGATGTTATCAGACGGCGCGTTGCCGAGCGCGTTGGCGCGGCGGGCACGGACGCCTACAGCCTGCTAAGCGAAATTGGCCGCGACTGTGTGGGCGCGCTTCAATTCTTGCCGGACGGTGAAGAACCGCAAGCCGCCGACGATCTCACCGGTCATCCGGTCAGTGAGACGGACATCGAGGCGCTGCTGGGTGAGCTCGACGTCGCACCGCTCGGCATCAGGAGAGAAAAAGACTTCCGGATATCGGTGGCAGGCGCACAGGAAAAAACTGCCCTGCTCTGGCATGACGGCAAGTGGTTAGAGCCTTCGGGCACAACACCGACAACGCATATCATCAAGCCGCAGATCGGACGGCTCCCCAATGGCATGGATTTGTCGAACAGCGTCGAGAATGAATATCTGTGCCTGAAACTGATGGAAGGCTTTGGCCTGCGCGCCGCAAATATCGGAATGGCCAGCTTCGGCGCGCGCAAGGCTCTTGTTATCGAGCGGTTTGACCGGCTCTGGACGAAGGATGGCCGCCTCATCCGCTTGCCGCAAGAAGACTGCGCGCAAGCCCTATCAGTGCCGCCGACACAGAAATACCAGAATGAAGGCGGGCCAGGTATCGCCGAAATCATGGGGCTCTTGCTCGGAAGTGACGAGCCCGTGCAAGATCGACTAGATTTCTTCAAAGCCAATATCTTGTTCTGGCTGAGCGGGGCCACCGATGGGCATGCCAAGAATTTCAGTCTCGCCTTGATGCCAGGCGGACGTTTCCGGCTAACGCCATTTTATGACGTGCTGACCGTTCAACCGACATTGGATGCTAACCAACTGAACAGAAAAGACTTCAAGCTCGCCATGCGCTTTGGCAAGTCTAATCACTACAAGGTCGGCGATATCATTGGGCGGCACATCATGGAGACCGGAGTTGAGTCCGGCCTGTCCCGCAAAGCCATTGCCGATCTTTTTGACGATATCCAAGCATCCGCCAAGGCCGCTATGGACAAAACCTTCGCTGCACTTCCCGCAGGATTTCCAGAAGTGCTTGTCACTTCGATCCGCAGCGCGGTCTTGGACCGCCTACGCCACCTCAAACCTTGA
- a CDS encoding ArdC family protein → MKKGERGNLVVYANTITKTEEQDDGSEEERKIPFMKGYSVFNVEQIEGLPEHYYAKPEPVIDPASRIDHAEEFFKHTRADIRHGGNSAHYSGGSDHVQMPQFETFRSPEAYYATLAHELTHWTKHKSRLDREFGRKKWGDEGYAREELVAELGAAFLCADLELTPEVRSDHAAYIQSWLKVLKEDKRAIFSAAAHAQRAADFLHGCQPVIEEEKQGAAA, encoded by the coding sequence GTGAAAAAGGGCGAGCGCGGCAATCTGGTTGTTTACGCCAACACCATCACCAAGACCGAAGAGCAGGACGACGGCAGCGAAGAAGAACGCAAGATTCCCTTCATGAAGGGCTATAGCGTTTTCAACGTCGAGCAGATCGAGGGTTTGCCAGAGCACTACTATGCGAAGCCCGAGCCGGTCATTGATCCAGCGTCGCGGATCGACCATGCGGAAGAATTTTTCAAGCACACCCGCGCCGACATTCGGCACGGTGGCAATTCTGCCCATTATTCAGGTGGCAGTGATCATGTGCAGATGCCGCAATTCGAAACGTTTCGTAGTCCTGAAGCGTACTATGCCACGCTTGCGCATGAGCTGACCCACTGGACAAAACACAAGAGCCGCCTTGATCGTGAATTTGGCCGAAAGAAATGGGGCGATGAAGGCTATGCGCGCGAGGAACTTGTTGCCGAACTTGGCGCGGCATTCCTTTGTGCCGATCTGGAACTGACTCCCGAGGTTCGAAGCGATCACGCGGCCTATATTCAGAGTTGGTTGAAGGTGTTGAAAGAAGACAAGCGGGCGATCTTTTCAGCCGCCGCCCATGCGCAGCGCGCCGCTGATTTCCTGCATGGGTGCCAACCGGTTATTGAGGAAGAGAAACAAGGAGCCGCCGCATAA